In Enoplosus armatus isolate fEnoArm2 chromosome 16, fEnoArm2.hap1, whole genome shotgun sequence, the genomic window cTGCGCGCTCGTCCTCGTCCCTGCTGCACAGCCGTGCTAAGCTTTTGACAGTCGGGCCAACATCGGACTCAGACTCGGACTGGTGGCGACATGAGCGGCCAGAACCGGACACTCGTCCCGGTGTGTTTTCTCCGTTAGCCTGGCAGGTAAAGCCTGCCACGGGATTACTGGCCATCTCTTGTACTGGTCCCGAAGCTCCTCGGTTGAGTCACCTAATGTTACTGCTAGCTACTGTTAACTGGAGTATTAACCTGACCAAATACTTCAGGTGTCCGTTTCCTGATCCGTTCACTGCGCAGTCATCTAACTATTCAGCAAATCATTAACGACGGCGGACCACCTTCAAAGCGCTCTCATACCCGGTGTCCCTGCTACCTGACCGTAAAGCCGGTCTGCCGGCTAGCTCGCTTAGCTAGCCTAGCTGCTGTTAGCAGATGCTGCAAACTGTTTAACAAGCTGTTACGATGGCTCGATGATTAAAAGACACCGTGAGCCACTGGTCGGTGTTTGGACTGAGCTCTCTGAACAGAGCACAATCTAATTTAAGATTAAAATCGGCGTTCACGAGGCCCCAAGGAGAATGAAGACTTCACTCGTTGGTTTGTTTCAGCTGTTCTGAGttggagagtttttttttcctcctgtgcgACGTCATCGTGACGTGTACGAAACTTTTCACTAATGAGCTGCAGCACAGGGTGCAGCAACTCTACTCAATTTACATAATCATTTCCATACTTATGTACCatttaactaaataaatattatgaGTGCTGGTTTTGCATTTGTTACCACgttataataaaacaatataataatacaaaactggtaaataataataataaaatataaaaattgttGTACATatacttgcttttttttaaatattagcTTTCTAAAATGTTTACATGACCGTAGctaagtatttatttttattgccgattaatctatttattaatgtattgattttgttgtctacaaaatgtcaaccCTGATGGCAAATGCCCATCATTCTGAAATCTGCTCTGTCCTCCATTttataatatgaaataatgaaaaaaccAGCAAATGTAGCATTTGTAATGATGTAAACAGCGGATATTTGttatgtgaaaaaataaataaaataaataatcaaaattaaGGGCTAACTGATTAATTTTGTGTCAGTCAAATAAATgattactgtttattttattacatcCATGGCTGCACTTTAATGCAGGAGTAAACGTCTTCTTAACAACGAACCCCACAAATCCACACGAGAGCATGGATCCAGCTTTTATTTGGTCCTGATCATTGCCTTCTGGGAAGAATTTCAGTACTTTATGCAGAATAAGGATAAAGTTGTAAGCGTAAAGTGTAAATTGTGGAAATCTTCGAAAATGTTCACCATTTCGCTGGGAACACCTGTCAAGCCCTTGTGGTCCTCGGAGCCCACATTTTGGAGCCAAAGACCACAGGAATATTCTGTGTACTTTTTATActtatttatgttattattattattattatattaagtaAGTAAGACAGTaatttctttgtgtatgtgtgtgtctgtaatatTAATTTGGCATACCACAGTTTCACAATTTTTAATATGTACTTCCTGAATCACCTTTatttaggaaaataaaaaaaacatcaacccTTATTATCAGACATATGTTATATTAATttacctgtatatatatatatatataccatatataatatatgataccTTTGTGTTGGGGTAAGAGAAGAAAGTAGAAGCCTTCAGatatgagaggagagagggagggaagatgaCAGTGACAGATATAAACAGACAAACCAGTGAGGGTGATGTGCTGCTCCGTTTGACATGACGAGACAGACTCTATGGGGTTTGGAGAAATTCAACATTGTGGCagcaacaaagaaaaacccTTCAGTGTACCGTTTCCCTATGAGGGAAGACTTTtattaacaaacacacaggctggCTATGGAGGATGACCTTCGGagcgcccacacacacaaaggcgtGGTCCCCATGGCAACCGGCGCTTCGTGTCCCAGGAGACCCAAGGCTGGAAGAGGTAAGAccgagagaggaggggggagaggtgGTTTGGGAGAGCTCAGGATACAAGTGGAGGTcagggttcacacacacacacacaccggttcctcttcagtattttacaggaagtaaaaaatgtttgtgtgtgtttgtgggtgggtTTGCAGATGTATAGGGAAGAGTGGGATGTGAGTCCTCAGACAATTTTGTTCTCCAGCAAGGCGATTCTCTTCGACATACTCTCTAGTAAGATTTTGTCAAGGACAGCAACAAATAAGACATTAAAACCCTCCCTCACAACATCACATTCTCACCATTTCACCCATTGTAAAggatatatttttttgttagtGCCTGTAGGGCATCTTCTACTTTCTTTTGGAACTTTACGAGGGAGTCGCATTCGCAAGGGTCCTCCTCTGTGGGAACAGAAAGCACAAGTTCAAGTTTATTGTACCAGTATGCATCGTAAAATAACCAGGAagtatttttaatgtttgtatttatgtgtgacCTTGACAGATGTTAATCTGCAGCTTCTTGGCGATCTGGGTCATAGTCTTGAAGTCGGCAGTGTAGAAGTAGTGCTCTCCAGTTGGCTCTGAGGCAATCTCTTTCAGCTCGTCCTCCACTGCGTTGCCCACTCCAACAGCATACATCTTGAAACCTgtaatataaacacacataggTTTCCCTcgtctgaaaaagaaaaagtaggtATTGTGTTGTATCTACTTATACTCCACCCATGACTTAAGAAGTAGTctatcctctccctctcaccgTTCTCCTTGGCCTTCTTGGCGGCATCTCCGATGTAGTCCTGGCTGCGTCCGTCAGTGAAGACGATGCCCACCTTGGTGACTCCGGGCCGTGCACCCTGACcgggagtgaagctgctgtctgtcagataGCGGAGAGCCTGGCCTGTCATGGTTCCCCTCTCCATGTAGGCCATCTTCTTCACAGCATCCTTCAGGTCtttcttgttgttgtagcgGCCCAGGGGGAACTCCTGCAGGAGGGAGATGGAAACATGACGTTGATACGGAAGAGAAGGAAGCTGATTATTAGGGGCACTAAATGCTAAACGCAGACACGTACCTGTCTGACTGAGCTGGAGTACTGCACCAGTCCAACGTGAGCCTTGCTGTCAGAAACATCCAGTTTGTCGACGATCTGGTTGATCCACTTCTTGACCAGCTCAAAGTTCTCAGGACGGACACTCTTAGAGCCATCGATCAGGAACACCACATCTGTCGCCGAGTTGCTGCAAGCTGGTGATGTCAGACACACGATAGGGCATGTTACTCCGGGAGCACAGTGACCGCGCTTGGACCAATaccttcatacacacacactcaccactgCAGCTGCGACCATCGTCCATGAGGGTAAAGCCATCTTTGCAGGCACACTTGTATGATCCGGGGCTGCTGATGCATACCTGCTCACAGTCATGATCCCCAGTGGCACACAGGTCcgacactgtgtgtgcatgtgcatg contains:
- the matn1 gene encoding cartilage matrix protein, coding for MTPTPPLFLLLLCLIGAQATATVDLRTAAAMAAGLCKTRPTDIVFIIDSSRSVRPSEFEQVKVFLAKVIEGLDVGPNATRVGVVNYASRVKNEVSLKTHRTKAGLIKAVTKIEPLSTGTMTGLAIQFALNVAFSEGEGARVKSPDISKVAIIVTDGRPQDNVKDVAQRARDAGIEIFAIGVGRVDMSTLKQMASDPLDDHVDYVESYSVIEKLTKKFQEAFCVSDLCATGDHDCEQVCISSPGSYKCACKDGFTLMDDGRSCSACSNSATDVVFLIDGSKSVRPENFELVKKWINQIVDKLDVSDSKAHVGLVQYSSSVRQEFPLGRYNNKKDLKDAVKKMAYMERGTMTGQALRYLTDSSFTPGQGARPGVTKVGIVFTDGRSQDYIGDAAKKAKENGFKMYAVGVGNAVEDELKEIASEPTGEHYFYTADFKTMTQIAKKLQINICQEEDPCECDSLVKFQKKVEDALQALTKKLESMSKRIALLENKIV